The following are encoded together in the Malaya genurostris strain Urasoe2022 chromosome 3, Malgen_1.1, whole genome shotgun sequence genome:
- the LOC131436882 gene encoding uncharacterized protein LOC131436882, with amino-acid sequence MIFRITILFIITAKVRADIQGYHYTTPSCPFEEPITEFITSTATVSRIITSTLTNQLPPRTQTVFRVSSIVVTSAITETVPVFNTITSINTVTKTQPPPPAITITDTITQPPVVQTRISTVIKPTPVYQTITNVQTIIQPPVTLPPQTIIRTIMPPAVTRTQLTTITTASPVVSVVVETVPGPTVTLPPRTTYSTKTLPPVVQTSIAYVTTTTPVVQYSTVTLPPRTLTLPVRTVIQSITLPVETITTTSITATPTPVYRTITQTQTVTKPPLPPSTRTIIKTVTPPAVTRSVVSTVTSPVLREVTKTVTLPAVTSTVCKPTNAYLPVKPEATYLPQYKNIDSHYQPRYNDIYRGN; translated from the coding sequence ATTTTTCGAATCactattttgttcataataacggCTAAGGTTCGAGCTGACATCCAAGGCTATCACTACACTACTCCAAGCTGTCCATTTGAAGAGCCAATTACTGAGTTCATCACTTCAACCGCAACCGTCTCCCGAATAATAACATCAACGTTAACAAATCAGTTACCACCAAGAACGCAAACAGTCTTCcgagtttcatccattgtcgtaACATCTGCCATCACCGAAACAGTTCCAGTTTTCAATACGATTACAAGCATAAACACAGTGACCAAAACGCAACCACCTCCTCCTGCCATAACGATAACGGACACCATCACGCAACCTCCCGTTGTGCAAACGAGAATTTCTACTGTGATTAAACCAACTCCAGTGTATCAAACGATAACCAATGTGCAGACCATTATTCAACCGCCAGTAACGCTTCCACCACAAACAATCATTAGAACGATAATGCCACCTGCAGTTACCAGAACGCAGCTAACGACGATCACTACGGCTAGTCCAGTTGTATCCGTAGTTGTTGAAACCGTCCCCGGTCCGACGGTAACCCTTCCGCCGAGGACAACATACTCAACCAAAACTCTTCCGCCTGTAGTGCAAACCAGTATTGCTTACGTTACCACTACAACTCCTGTCGTTCAATACAGTACCGTCACACTGCCGCCTAGAACACTAACCCTTCCGGTTAGAACAGTTATCCAATCAATAACTCTTCCCGTCGAAACGATAACTACCACCTCAATCACCGCCACTCCTACTCCGGTTTATAGAACCATCACACAGACTCAAACCGTCACAAAACCCCCGTTACCGCCTTCGACTAGAACCATCATCAAGACCGTCACACCTCCTGCTGTTACTCGATCGGTTGTTAGCACTGTAACGTCACCAGTGTTACGAGAAGTTACGAAAACAGTTACGCTCCCGGCTGTCACATCTACCGTTTGTAAACCAACGAATGCTTATTTACCGGTAAAACCGGAAGCCACATATCTTCCTCAATATAAAAATATCGATTCGCACTATCAACCACGATACAATGACATTTATCGAGGGAACTAA